The following are encoded together in the Pedobacter steynii genome:
- a CDS encoding DUF72 domain-containing protein, which produces MQFIIGCSGFHYKHWKGGFYPADLPAKKWFEFYCRHFKTLELNVTFYRFPKLSTLREWYQQSPDDFIFSVKVPRSITHFKKLNNTIPMVSDFYHLVREGLQEKLGSVLFQFPPNFSYTEDHLRRIMDNVDPTFENVVEFRHASWWNDEAIRKLGEKDIAFCGMSHPDFPPELIGNTDHLYYRMHGNEQLYASGYSNIELSRLLHKIQEQKHVKRIYIYFNNDAKGFAPQNAESLIGQIAP; this is translated from the coding sequence GGCTGTTCGGGATTTCATTACAAACATTGGAAAGGAGGCTTCTATCCGGCAGATCTCCCGGCAAAAAAGTGGTTTGAGTTTTATTGCAGGCATTTCAAAACATTAGAGCTCAATGTGACATTTTACCGTTTCCCTAAGCTTTCAACACTTAGGGAATGGTACCAGCAATCTCCAGACGATTTTATCTTTTCCGTCAAAGTGCCCAGATCAATAACCCATTTCAAAAAATTAAACAACACCATACCGATGGTTTCTGATTTTTACCATTTGGTCCGGGAAGGTTTACAGGAAAAATTAGGCAGCGTCTTGTTCCAGTTTCCACCCAACTTTTCTTATACAGAAGACCACCTTCGCCGAATTATGGACAACGTAGACCCCACATTCGAAAATGTTGTAGAATTTAGGCACGCCAGCTGGTGGAATGACGAAGCGATTCGCAAACTTGGAGAAAAAGATATAGCTTTTTGCGGAATGAGCCATCCGGATTTCCCCCCTGAACTTATCGGCAATACAGACCACTTGTATTACAGAATGCATGGTAACGAGCAACTTTATGCTTCTGGATACTCAAATATAGAACTCAGTCGCCTGTTGCACAAAATACAAGAACAGAAGCACGTAAAACGTATTTATATCTACTTTAACAATGACGCGAAGGGTTTTGCACCTCAGAATGCGGAAAGTTTGATAGGTCAAATAGCACCTTGA
- a CDS encoding SDR family oxidoreductase — MKNLNDYWTKRISGKKVLVTGGTTGIGREVVILLVALGARCMICGRNQPQIDETITAAIAQGGSGSCEGLVADLADADDIINLFETTDRQLGGIDILINNAALGYGSVTEGSYQDWDYIIRTNLTAYLACAHQAIKRMEAAGSGHIINIGSMSADVREVGSSVYVATKSAIQGFSETLRKEVNCKGIKVTLIEPGAVDTDMQPDSGPEKEEQVQNLEMLRTEDIAMAVTFCLAQHERCDVVNMQIRPHLQII, encoded by the coding sequence ATGAAGAACCTGAATGATTACTGGACAAAGAGAATATCCGGAAAAAAAGTACTGGTTACCGGGGGAACCACTGGTATCGGTCGCGAAGTTGTCATATTACTGGTTGCCTTGGGGGCTCGGTGTATGATTTGCGGACGTAACCAGCCGCAGATTGACGAAACAATTACAGCTGCAATTGCCCAGGGAGGTTCCGGCTCTTGTGAAGGTTTAGTTGCCGATCTTGCAGACGCCGATGATATTATAAATTTATTTGAGACGACTGACCGGCAACTTGGAGGAATTGACATTCTCATTAACAATGCAGCATTGGGTTATGGAAGTGTTACTGAAGGAAGTTACCAGGATTGGGATTATATTATTCGTACCAACCTCACAGCCTATCTTGCTTGTGCCCATCAGGCGATAAAAAGAATGGAAGCTGCAGGCAGTGGCCATATTATCAACATAGGCTCCATGAGTGCTGATGTCCGTGAAGTAGGCAGCTCAGTTTACGTAGCAACCAAATCCGCTATACAGGGATTTTCTGAAACGCTGAGAAAAGAAGTTAATTGTAAAGGCATCAAAGTGACGCTGATTGAACCTGGAGCCGTAGATACCGACATGCAACCTGACAGTGGACCGGAAAAAGAAGAACAGGTACAGAACCTCGAGATGCTCCGTACCGAAGACATTGCGATGGCTGTAACATTTTGTTTGGCACAGCATGAGCGTTGTGATGTTGTGAATATGCAGATCAGGCCACATTTACAAATCATATAA